DNA from Nitriliruptor alkaliphilus DSM 45188:
CGATGCAGCGCGGCGTGGACCGCGCCGTCCGCGACCGGGTCGACCGCGCCTGAACCTGGTCTCAACCGGTGTCAGCGCCCTCGCGGCTGATGAGCTTGAAGAACGTCGAGTCCTCGCCGCTCGCCTTCTGTTCCTGGTAGAGGAAGGCCAGCCCGGCGTCCTCGAACTTCTCGAACCACGCATCCCACTCGATGTGCTCGAGCTCCTCCTCTCCGGCGCCGTACCCGACGATGTCGAGGGTCAGGACGCCCGCGCCCTCGCCGTCGGCGGTGCCTCGGACGTTGGCGGGTACCCCGCCGTGCTCCTCCGCCCAGGCACGGATGGTGTCGTGGTCCGTCGTCGTGTTCGTCTCGTTGGCCATCGCCGCTCCGATCCGTCGTGTCGTTCCGTTGCCCTCCGGAGGGTCCGGTGCGGCTGGTGGGTCCTGCCACCCGTCCGCTCGGGCGCGTCCGATCGGACCGACCGCACCCGCGGCGTTCAGTCGCCGCGCCCGACGGACGCGCGGCGGTAGGCCACACGTGCCGGGCCGGCGCTCAGCCCGTGGACCACGGTGCTGACCGCGATCGCCAGCGTGCCGGCTGCCCACAGCGTCGGATCGGTCAGGCCCTGCCTGTCGGCGTGGCCGAGGTAGAACAGCGCGGCGATCCCGATGGGGCCGAACCACCCGAGCCACGTCAGGTGGAGCCACGAGCCTCGCATCGGACGTTTCAGCAGCAGCACGATCGGCAGCCGGCGCAGGAACAGCGCCGCGGCGACGAAGCCGCCAGCTCCCCAGCCGAGGGATCCCCACGCGGCCCAGGGCAACGACGCGCCGAAGAGGACGAAGACGGGGATCACGAGGAACTGGTTCAGGGTCTCGTCGACGGTGAACTCGGCCACCGAGGGGCTGATCTCGCGGTGCTGCTCCGCCCAGCGCAGCGCCCGTCCGGCGGCGAGCCCGACCACGGTCCCGAGCACGGCAGCGGACCCGACCTCGTACGCAGCCTGACCGAGCGCGGAGGTCAGCGGTCGGCCGAGCGCGATCGCGATCGCGATGACGACCAGCGGCTGAGCCAGGCCGTCGTTCGCCCCCGACTCGAGCGACAGGACCTGGCGTCCCCGGTCCGGGATGTCGGTCTCGGCGGGCTGTCCGGTGACGATGCCGGCCGCGAGCACCGGGTCCGTCGGGGAGAGGGCAGTGCCGAGGACGAGCGCGGCTCCGGCCGACATCGGCAGGGTCCACGTCGCGCCGTCGGCCAACACGGCTGCCATGACGGGGAGCACCACCACCAGCAGGAGGGTGACCTCCCGGACCCGCTGCCGGACCGCACCCGAGGGGTAGCGCAGGGCCGTTCCCATCAGCGCCACGGCCAGCAGGAGCTGCGCGGCCCGGTGGAGGATCGCGATCCGCTCGCCGTCCGGGAGGGCCAACAGATCGAGGGCCTGTGGTCCGATGGCGATGCCGACGACCAGGCC
Protein-coding regions in this window:
- a CDS encoding cation:proton antiporter produces the protein MLDVVLFVVGAVALVFACLFAHLERWSITPSLLGLVVGIAIGPQALDLLALPDGERIAILHRAAQLLLAVALMGTALRYPSGAVRQRVREVTLLLVVVLPVMAAVLADGATWTLPMSAGAALVLGTALSPTDPVLAAGIVTGQPAETDIPDRGRQVLSLESGANDGLAQPLVVIAIAIALGRPLTSALGQAAYEVGSAAVLGTVVGLAAGRALRWAEQHREISPSVAEFTVDETLNQFLVIPVFVLFGASLPWAAWGSLGWGAGGFVAAALFLRRLPIVLLLKRPMRGSWLHLTWLGWFGPIGIAALFYLGHADRQGLTDPTLWAAGTLAIAVSTVVHGLSAGPARVAYRRASVGRGD